The following are encoded together in the Planococcus antarcticus DSM 14505 genome:
- the cydC gene encoding thiol reductant ABC exporter subunit CydC, whose product MNELKHVLKLTLIEKKDVSIAIFFGFIAGVAGVALMGSSGYLISKAALTSQMTTLVVMAACLKLFGFVSALSRYGERLYSHRATFTMLSHLRVSFFERLAPLAPGIFGKYRSGDLLARIVGDVESLQNFLLRVFYPPVVLGIVFLSTIFFSSFFSMGIAAVMFIGMLLTVVAVPAIFSIRKRRTDGQGRAKRGSLAIEATEFLYGFRDLKIHQQLSVKEQQLTTDAAQYNEGQRKEGLEENLAQSINSFVALLVSFFVLGVGAYFVAAGELNGLYLAMLVMISIAAFENVAPMAAFPAYFEESRKAAVRLEEIVTEPVAPRGTEQLADGPLDIKLTGASFSYPGEKSLAVDNVSIHLKPGTKTAIVGPSGSGKSTLMQLLLNVFPLDQGQLLIGGNPIGTLDQEATWQKMNVVLQENHFFYGTIRSNLMIADAAASDEQLQKALAKVQLELFPLTMTVEEKGQNLSGGQKQRLAIARALLKAKSLWLLDEPVSSVDNLTGQAIYQELFRQGKGDLFVIISHDLAGLEKMDQIVVMENGQIVESGSYKELMERKSYFYQLKQIENSVFA is encoded by the coding sequence ATGAATGAATTAAAGCATGTTTTAAAGTTGACGCTGATTGAGAAGAAGGATGTCTCAATTGCCATTTTCTTTGGATTTATAGCAGGTGTAGCTGGAGTCGCATTAATGGGTTCAAGTGGCTATTTAATTTCCAAAGCGGCGTTGACTTCTCAAATGACGACACTTGTTGTCATGGCAGCCTGCCTGAAATTATTTGGTTTTGTTTCGGCATTGAGCCGTTATGGAGAGCGTTTGTATTCTCACCGGGCAACGTTTACTATGCTCAGCCATTTGAGAGTGTCATTTTTTGAGCGTCTAGCACCACTTGCTCCTGGAATCTTCGGCAAGTACCGGAGTGGGGACTTGTTGGCCCGAATCGTGGGGGATGTAGAAAGCCTACAGAATTTCTTGCTACGGGTTTTTTATCCACCAGTTGTATTAGGGATCGTCTTTTTAAGCACCATTTTCTTCAGCTCATTTTTCTCTATGGGAATTGCTGCTGTTATGTTCATCGGTATGCTGCTGACGGTTGTGGCAGTTCCAGCAATTTTTTCCATCAGAAAACGACGGACAGATGGACAAGGTAGAGCTAAGCGAGGAAGTTTGGCTATTGAAGCCACAGAATTTCTTTATGGGTTTAGGGATTTGAAAATTCACCAGCAGCTCAGCGTCAAAGAACAGCAGCTGACAACTGATGCAGCTCAATATAATGAAGGACAGCGAAAAGAAGGGCTAGAGGAAAATTTAGCCCAGTCTATCAATTCATTTGTAGCATTGCTAGTGTCGTTTTTTGTGCTGGGTGTCGGAGCTTATTTTGTCGCAGCGGGTGAATTAAATGGCTTGTATCTAGCCATGCTCGTTATGATTTCTATCGCTGCCTTTGAAAATGTGGCGCCAATGGCTGCCTTTCCAGCATATTTCGAAGAAAGTCGAAAAGCCGCAGTGCGGTTAGAGGAGATTGTCACAGAGCCGGTCGCGCCACGAGGAACAGAGCAGCTTGCAGACGGACCACTTGATATCAAGCTCACAGGAGCATCTTTCAGCTATCCGGGAGAAAAGAGTTTGGCAGTTGATAATGTTTCCATCCATTTAAAGCCGGGCACGAAGACCGCGATTGTCGGACCGAGTGGTTCAGGAAAGTCGACACTTATGCAATTGCTGTTAAATGTCTTTCCTCTTGATCAAGGGCAACTGTTAATTGGTGGAAATCCTATCGGAACACTTGATCAGGAAGCCACCTGGCAGAAAATGAATGTAGTGCTACAGGAAAATCATTTCTTCTATGGTACGATACGCAGCAACCTAATGATTGCGGACGCAGCGGCAAGCGATGAACAGCTGCAAAAGGCATTAGCCAAAGTTCAGCTGGAATTGTTTCCGTTGACCATGACTGTAGAAGAAAAAGGACAGAATCTGTCAGGAGGCCAAAAGCAGCGGTTGGCAATCGCGCGAGCTCTCTTGAAAGCAAAATCGCTATGGCTTCTCGATGAACCGGTTTCTTCAGTCGACAACCTGACTGGTCAAGCTATTTACCAAGAGCTTTTCCGACAAGGTAAGGGAGATCTATTTGTCATAATCAGCCATGACTTGGCTGGTCTTGAAAAAATGGATCAGATAGTCGTTATGGAAAATGGTCAGATTGTAGAAAGCGGATCCTACAAAGAACTGATGGAAAGAAAGTCCTATTTCTATCAATTAAAACAAATCGAAAACAGCGTATTCGCCTAG
- a CDS encoding fatty acid desaturase, giving the protein MSREKTAQLRKFVAPFEKADVKSSVRQLVNTIPPFILAWFLAYQALDVSIWLTIALSAVAAAFVIRTFIIFHDCTHGSFFKNKKANAIVGTITGIMTLFAYEKWKREHSIHHASSGNLDKRGVGDIWIMTIEEYVEASKWERFKYRMYRNPLVMFGIGPLFLVLISSRFNRKDARKKERNNTYLINISLVVIYTLLILAIGWQAFLIVQGTTMFIAGALGIWLFYVQHTFEDSYFEDENEWDYVKAAIEGSSYYRLPKVLQWVTGNIGFHHVHHLSPRVPNYNLEKVHESTPPLQQATTIDIKSSLKSLSYKLYDAPNKTFVTFGEIKHLLADSKTAEQ; this is encoded by the coding sequence ATGAGCAGAGAAAAAACAGCACAGTTACGCAAATTTGTTGCCCCTTTCGAAAAAGCAGACGTAAAATCTAGTGTAAGGCAATTAGTAAATACAATTCCACCTTTTATCTTGGCCTGGTTCTTGGCCTATCAAGCACTTGATGTCTCAATTTGGCTAACCATTGCATTATCAGCAGTAGCAGCAGCATTCGTCATTCGTACGTTCATCATCTTTCATGATTGCACACATGGATCGTTCTTCAAAAACAAAAAAGCAAATGCAATTGTCGGTACCATTACAGGTATTATGACGCTTTTCGCTTATGAAAAGTGGAAACGCGAACACTCGATTCACCATGCTTCAAGTGGTAATCTAGATAAGCGTGGAGTCGGCGATATTTGGATTATGACGATCGAAGAATATGTAGAAGCTTCAAAATGGGAACGTTTCAAATACCGTATGTACCGCAATCCGTTGGTCATGTTCGGAATTGGACCCCTATTCCTTGTCTTGATTTCAAGCCGGTTCAACCGTAAAGATGCCCGTAAAAAAGAACGTAACAATACGTACTTGATCAATATTTCGCTTGTTGTGATTTACACATTGTTAATCTTGGCAATTGGTTGGCAGGCATTCCTAATTGTGCAGGGAACAACGATGTTTATCGCAGGAGCACTTGGAATTTGGTTGTTCTATGTTCAACACACTTTTGAAGATTCGTATTTTGAAGATGAAAATGAGTGGGATTATGTAAAAGCGGCAATCGAAGGAAGTTCATATTACCGACTTCCAAAAGTATTGCAGTGGGTAACTGGTAACATCGGTTTCCATCACGTGCATCACTTGAGCCCGCGTGTTCCAAATTACAACTTGGAAAAAGTACACGAATCGACGCCACCACTTCAACAGGCGACAACAATCGATATTAAATCTAGTCTTAAATCATTGAGCT
- a CDS encoding AMP-binding protein — MVILQKTVGQVVKEQAMHNPETEAYVYPEHGIRKTYKEFDDETDRLAKAFIGIGIEKGEHVAIWSDNKREWLLSQFATGKMGGVLVTVNTSYQSSELEYLLEQSDATTLILGEEFKGTNYIDILNTVCPELATAEKGQIKSAKLPHFKRVIVMSNNSYPGIYTWTEFEDFAEKVSDFEFEERFHSMQPDDVINIQYTSGTTGFPKGVMLTHLNVVNNGNLVGDTMSLTEKDRLCIPVPFFHCFGCVLGTMAAVTHSTTMIIAEQFEPKRVLQMVQDEKCTGLHGVPTMFIAELNHPEFSSFDTSTLRTGIMAGSSCPIEVMKKVITDMGASDITIAYGQTESSPVITQTRADDDIEKRVSTVGKPHTEVEVKIIDPATGEVVEIGIPGELCTRGYHVMKGYYKNEEATKTAVDREGWLHTGDIAVQDEEDYIAITGRIKDMVIRGGENIYPREIEEFLYQHPSIQDVQVVGVPDPKYGEELMAWVILKKGEQLSVEELKAYCKGKISRHKIPRYIEFTKEYPMTASGKIQKFKLRELSVEHSQQTEV; from the coding sequence ATGGTTATTTTACAGAAAACAGTTGGCCAAGTAGTTAAAGAACAAGCCATGCATAATCCGGAAACAGAGGCGTATGTTTATCCAGAGCATGGAATTCGAAAAACTTACAAAGAATTTGATGATGAAACAGATCGCCTGGCAAAGGCATTTATCGGAATTGGCATTGAAAAAGGGGAACATGTGGCCATTTGGTCAGACAATAAACGTGAATGGCTGTTGAGCCAATTCGCTACCGGCAAAATGGGTGGTGTACTGGTGACGGTCAACACGAGCTATCAGTCGAGTGAACTTGAGTATTTATTGGAGCAGTCGGACGCGACGACTTTGATATTGGGAGAAGAATTTAAAGGGACGAACTACATAGACATTCTCAACACAGTTTGTCCGGAGTTGGCAACAGCAGAAAAAGGACAAATTAAAAGTGCCAAGTTGCCTCATTTTAAGCGAGTTATTGTCATGAGCAATAATAGCTATCCGGGAATCTATACATGGACAGAGTTTGAGGATTTTGCTGAAAAAGTCAGTGACTTTGAGTTTGAGGAACGCTTCCATTCGATGCAGCCAGACGATGTCATCAATATTCAGTACACGTCGGGCACAACTGGATTTCCAAAAGGAGTCATGCTGACACATCTCAACGTTGTCAATAATGGCAATTTGGTTGGAGACACGATGAGCCTGACGGAAAAAGATCGGCTCTGTATTCCCGTGCCGTTTTTCCACTGCTTTGGCTGTGTCCTCGGAACGATGGCGGCAGTGACACATTCTACAACGATGATTATCGCGGAGCAGTTTGAGCCAAAACGTGTGCTGCAGATGGTACAGGACGAAAAATGCACAGGGCTTCACGGGGTGCCTACGATGTTTATCGCAGAGTTAAACCATCCCGAATTCTCGTCATTCGATACTTCGACACTGCGGACTGGCATCATGGCAGGGTCGTCTTGTCCGATTGAAGTGATGAAAAAAGTCATCACTGACATGGGCGCATCGGACATTACCATCGCTTATGGGCAAACAGAATCATCACCGGTCATTACACAGACTCGAGCTGATGACGATATTGAAAAGCGTGTGTCAACAGTCGGTAAACCTCATACCGAGGTGGAAGTGAAAATCATCGACCCGGCAACAGGAGAAGTAGTAGAAATCGGAATTCCTGGAGAACTTTGTACTAGAGGATACCATGTCATGAAAGGCTATTATAAAAATGAAGAAGCAACAAAAACTGCTGTTGATCGGGAAGGTTGGCTTCATACTGGCGATATTGCGGTGCAAGACGAAGAAGACTACATCGCGATCACTGGCCGCATAAAGGATATGGTGATTCGTGGAGGAGAGAATATTTATCCGCGTGAAATTGAAGAATTTCTTTACCAGCACCCTTCTATCCAAGACGTTCAGGTAGTCGGTGTGCCTGATCCGAAATACGGAGAAGAACTGATGGCTTGGGTTATTTTAAAAAAGGGCGAACAGCTGAGTGTAGAAGAGTTGAAAGCTTATTGCAAAGGAAAAATTTCCCGCCATAAAATCCCACGCTATATCGAGTTCACAAAAGAATATCCGATGACGGCTTCGGGGAAAATACAGAAATTTAAGCTGCGTGAATTATCCGTTGAGCATAGTCAGCAAACGGAAGTCTAA
- the cydD gene encoding thiol reductant ABC exporter subunit CydD: MNELKQLAFQRKNKMAFLAVASLLKGIATIGQALFFVFIANRVFLQDAAFESLMPLFGGLFAAILLRVGAGYAIGRAGVNLAADVKSEFRTTLIKSYAENPLLSAAQGQSGQKVSLLMDAVDEVDGFFSKYIPQMIQTYIIPLLLLGVIFTQNWTTGVIILITAPFIPVFMAMVGKGTKKKADEKMEQLNRFSGTFLDILQGLSTLKLFGQAEKQQRAIRKSSLSFRDSTMEVLKSAFLSSLMLEYISMLSIGIIALEIGLRLVVFDSISFFTAFFILILVPDFFNLLKDFGSAFHTARGSVSAANQLGAELKKNHSSLTWGNESLASEPMHISLEDLSFQYGEGFALAQFNGEIPPYSQVAIVGKSGSGKTTFMHLLAGLLPQNTGRLMINGVPRETISEKSWFDQLSYISQNPYLFAGTIRENMEIGANRPVSDEEVLAAAEKAGIAEMVLTLEQGFETPIGEAGRGLSGGEKQRIALARAFLKKPSLILFDEPTTGLDLRTEKILQNSLRELQKTSTVITVAHRLHTIRRADTIFFLENGKLEAAGSHDVLLQNYGPYKEMLAAQQGGGVR, encoded by the coding sequence ATGAATGAGTTAAAACAGCTTGCATTCCAGCGGAAAAACAAAATGGCCTTCCTGGCAGTGGCATCGCTATTAAAAGGGATTGCGACAATCGGGCAAGCCTTATTTTTCGTGTTCATTGCAAATCGTGTTTTTCTTCAGGATGCGGCATTCGAAAGCTTAATGCCGTTGTTTGGCGGTTTGTTCGCAGCCATCCTACTACGTGTAGGAGCCGGTTATGCAATTGGTAGAGCGGGTGTCAACCTCGCTGCTGATGTAAAGAGTGAGTTCCGAACTACTTTGATAAAATCTTATGCTGAAAATCCATTATTGTCTGCGGCTCAAGGCCAGTCCGGTCAAAAAGTCAGCCTGCTGATGGATGCAGTGGATGAAGTAGATGGGTTTTTTAGTAAATACATTCCACAAATGATCCAAACTTATATCATTCCGCTGCTGCTGTTGGGCGTTATTTTCACTCAAAACTGGACAACTGGTGTCATCATCTTGATTACTGCACCATTTATCCCGGTTTTTATGGCGATGGTCGGAAAAGGAACAAAGAAAAAAGCGGACGAAAAAATGGAGCAACTTAACCGATTTTCTGGAACTTTTTTGGACATTCTTCAAGGGCTATCGACGCTCAAATTATTTGGTCAGGCTGAAAAACAGCAGAGGGCCATTCGTAAAAGCAGCTTAAGCTTCCGTGATTCAACGATGGAAGTGTTGAAATCAGCGTTTTTATCATCTTTGATGTTAGAGTACATTTCTATGTTGAGCATCGGTATTATCGCGCTTGAAATTGGTTTGCGCCTAGTCGTATTTGACAGCATTAGCTTTTTTACAGCATTTTTTATTTTGATTTTAGTACCAGATTTCTTCAATCTACTTAAGGATTTCGGCAGTGCCTTTCACACTGCGCGTGGCAGTGTGTCGGCAGCCAATCAATTAGGTGCTGAGCTCAAGAAAAATCACTCGTCATTGACTTGGGGCAATGAATCCCTTGCATCTGAACCTATGCACATCTCCTTAGAGGATTTGTCTTTTCAATATGGAGAGGGATTTGCGCTAGCACAGTTTAATGGAGAAATCCCCCCTTATAGCCAAGTGGCGATTGTCGGAAAAAGTGGTTCCGGTAAAACGACGTTTATGCATCTGTTGGCGGGACTTCTGCCACAAAATACGGGGCGTTTGATGATCAACGGAGTTCCGCGGGAGACCATCAGCGAAAAGTCCTGGTTTGACCAATTAAGCTATATATCACAAAATCCGTACCTTTTTGCCGGTACTATCCGTGAAAATATGGAGATTGGGGCCAATCGGCCAGTCAGCGATGAAGAAGTACTGGCAGCTGCCGAAAAGGCGGGAATTGCAGAAATGGTGTTAACACTTGAACAAGGCTTTGAGACACCGATAGGCGAGGCGGGCCGCGGATTATCAGGCGGAGAAAAGCAACGGATTGCGCTGGCTCGTGCTTTTTTAAAGAAACCATCATTGATTTTATTTGATGAACCGACAACGGGCCTCGATTTGCGGACTGAAAAAATCCTCCAGAACTCGCTTCGTGAGCTGCAAAAAACGTCAACGGTTATCACGGTGGCTCACCGCCTTCATACCATTAGAAGAGCAGATACCATTTTCTTCCTAGAAAACGGGAAACTTGAAGCCGCTGGAAGCCACGATGTACTGCTGCAAAATTACGGTCCTTACAAAGAAATGCTAGCAGCACAGCAGGGAGGCGGCGTGCGATGA